One genomic segment of Gammaproteobacteria bacterium includes these proteins:
- a CDS encoding DUF2283 domain-containing protein, which yields MKLNYYQETDSLYIDLSERPSTESREISEGVVLDYDADGKLVGIDIDNATNKVELNKLILSKLPGKIETAAA from the coding sequence ATGAAACTGAACTACTATCAGGAAACCGACTCACTCTATATCGATCTATCTGAACGTCCTAGTACTGAGAGTCGTGAAATCTCGGAGGGGGTCGTTCTGGATTATGATGCTGATGGCAAGTTGGTTGGTATTGATATTGACAATGCCACTAACAAAGTGGAACTGAATAAACTTATCCTCAGCAAACTGCCTGGCAAGATTGAAAC